Part of the Coriobacteriaceae bacterium genome is shown below.
GCCAGGCCCACTGCCAGCGGGAACAGGAAGAATACCGCTTGCTGCGCCATCACCGAATGGCGAATCTGGCGGTCGTCGCAGCCGATCTGTGCCAGCACACGATAGCTGCGGCTGCCGTCGGCCACGTTGGAGAGTTGCTGGATCGACAGAATCGCCGCGCATGCAACGACCAATACAAAGCCGATGTAGATGGCTAGGTAGCTAATAAGACCGTTCATTTGCGCTGCTTGCGTGTACATCTCGGAGCGTGTGATGAAGGTTCCCCACGACCCCGGCTCCTTGCCGTCAACGAGCAGATTGTCGAGCACAGTGTATTTAATACTCTCGTCTGCCTCGGTCGTATCCATCCCCTGTTTGTAGTTAACGAGCAGGCTACTGGAATACGGCTGCAGATTAAGTTGGGACAACAGCTCGTCGGCAACGACGACGGTACCCGGATTACTGCCCATCGCCGAGTTGGCGATGGCCGCCGTATCTTCGTCCGACTTATCGGCTGCGGGCTTGAGTGTATGCCCGCCCAAGGTGAGGGTATGGCCGCCGGCCATGTATTTGGTGTACAGGTCGACCAGCTCGCCGCCCATATCACACGTGAGCAGATACTGGTCGTGACCGATGTGCACCGGCTCCTCGCCCATCATCTGGCGCAGTTTGTTGTACTGGCTCGCCGGCGTCACAAACAGACCCATCGCATCGGCATTGCTACCCCCGAACGCCTTGGGAAGCTTTTCGCCCATGATCTTGCACATCTCACTTGGGGTCACCGAAGGATTCGAGCCGCCAACCGGGTAACTCAGATACGAATCGATCTGCACATGCTCACCGGCAACATCGGCGATATTGACCTTCTTGCCGGTCTCGTCGTTGTTGTCCGCCGACTTGCCCTTAATGCCGTCCGCAACGTTATCGGAATCGATACGATCGCCGTGCCATGGATCGCCGTGCCATGCGGGGTACAAATCGACCGTTGTATCGGCCAGCACCATGCGATCGGCTTCAGACGGATTGATGTACTCTTTGTAGTAGTCAAGCGTATCGGGCGTGTAATAGACATACGTCTGAGACACGTCAACAGGGTTATAGCGCTCCAGGTTCTCGTTCATCACGTTGGCAATCGACATACCGCACGTCACCGAGGTGATGGCCAAAAACAGGAGCATCGCGATGACGCCCATCGAAAAGCACACCGTGTTGACCTTGGCCGCAAGCTGGCGCACGGTAAACATGTTGAGGCCGCGCCAATACACGCCGCGCAGGCTCTGCAGCAGCTTGATGAGCATGCCTGAGAGTCCCCAGAACAGGGCAAAGGTGCCCACGGTAACCATAGCGGTCGTAATACCAAACTGGTTCATGGCCTCTTGCAGCTTGCTGTCCGTCGCGGTTAGCGGGAACCCATCACGTAGCAGACGGTAATAGGCCACGCCCACAAGCGCCACGCCCACGGCAAAGATGGCAATCGCAATCCAGGGGTTGCGTGTCTTGATGCTCTCGTTGCGACGCTCGGCACCCATAAGCTCGATAAGTTTGGTACGACGCACGGCGCGAAGGTTCAGCAGTAGCGTGAGCACAAACATCACGAGCATGCAGACAAGGGTCAGGTTGAACGCATGCACCGAGAAAAAGAAGTGGAAATTGGCGATCTGTGTCTTAAAAAGCGAGGCCGTAAAGAACGTCATGAGCTGGGAGAGTCCCACACCCAGCACAATGCCGGCGACAAAGGCCACGACCGAGACAATCACCGTCTCGAGCGCCATGATCGTGGCGACGCGTCCGCGCCCCATGCCGAGCACCTGATACAGGCCAAACTCCTTCTTGCGGCGTTTCATGATGAAGTTATTGGCATACACCATCAAAAAGGCCATGACACCGGCCAAAAAGTACGTCAGGTCGCCGAGCATGCTGCCCATAACCTGCGCCAAGCCCTTTTCATCGATGCCGGCGATGTCGACTTGCATCGAGATGGTGTTAAAGGCATAGAAGACCGTGACGCCCAGGGTGAGCGTCAAAAGGTAGACGAGGTAGTCGCGGCCGGCGCGGCGGACGTTGCCCCAAGCGAGTTTACAGAGCATCGGAGCCCTCACCGCCCATCATGGCAACGACCTCCATAATGCGGTCGAAGAACTCTCGGCGGTCGGTGTCGCCGCGGCGCAGCTCGGTGAAGATCTTGCCGTCGCGAATGAACAGCACGCGGCTCGTGTAGCTGGCGGCAAAGCTGTCGTGCGTGACCATGAGCACGGTGGCGCGTAGGCGGCGGTTAAGGGCCTCCAGGCTCTCGAGCAGCAGGCGAGCGCTCTTGGAATCGAGGGCGCCGGTGGGCTCGTCGGCCATGATCATGGTTGGGTCGGTGACGAGCGCGCGAGCCGCGGCAACGCGCTGCTGCTGACCGCCGGACATCTGGTAGGGATACTTGTCGAGCACCTGGCTGATGGACAGGCGCGCGGCCACATCCTGCACGCGAGTCGAAATCTCTGCCGAGTTTGTGCGGGCGATGGTGAGCGGCAGGGCGATGTTCTCGCGCGCCGTGAGCGTATCGAGCAGGTTGGAATCCTGGAAGATAAAGCCGAGCTCCTCGCGGCGGAACTGCGAAAGCTTAGCCTGCTTCATGCGTGTTACGTCCTGCCCGTTGATGCGGATGGTGCCGCTCGTGGCGCTATCGATGGTCGAGACGCAGTTGAGCAACGTCGACTTGCCCGAGCCCGAGGCGCCCATGATGCCAACGAATTCGGCGCGGTTGACGGTAAAGCTGACATCGTTGAGCGCGCGGGTCACGT
Proteins encoded:
- a CDS encoding ABC transporter permease, with amino-acid sequence MLCKLAWGNVRRAGRDYLVYLLTLTLGVTVFYAFNTISMQVDIAGIDEKGLAQVMGSMLGDLTYFLAGVMAFLMVYANNFIMKRRKKEFGLYQVLGMGRGRVATIMALETVIVSVVAFVAGIVLGVGLSQLMTFFTASLFKTQIANFHFFFSVHAFNLTLVCMLVMFVLTLLLNLRAVRRTKLIELMGAERRNESIKTRNPWIAIAIFAVGVALVGVAYYRLLRDGFPLTATDSKLQEAMNQFGITTAMVTVGTFALFWGLSGMLIKLLQSLRGVYWRGLNMFTVRQLAAKVNTVCFSMGVIAMLLFLAITSVTCGMSIANVMNENLERYNPVDVSQTYVYYTPDTLDYYKEYINPSEADRMVLADTTVDLYPAWHGDPWHGDRIDSDNVADGIKGKSADNNDETGKKVNIADVAGEHVQIDSYLSYPVGGSNPSVTPSEMCKIMGEKLPKAFGGSNADAMGLFVTPASQYNKLRQMMGEEPVHIGHDQYLLTCDMGGELVDLYTKYMAGGHTLTLGGHTLKPAADKSDEDTAAIANSAMGSNPGTVVVADELLSQLNLQPYSSSLLVNYKQGMDTTEADESIKYTVLDNLLVDGKEPGSWGTFITRSEMYTQAAQMNGLISYLAIYIGFVLVVACAAILSIQQLSNVADGSRSYRVLAQIGCDDRQIRHSVMAQQAVFFLFPLAVGLAHSFVALKVIIELVSIFGNMSIGGTVGLTCAIFLAAYGGYFLVTYLMSTGMVQAAIATRYSE
- a CDS encoding ABC transporter ATP-binding protein; translated protein: MATPVLEVAHLEKVYGALGNVTRALNDVSFTVNRAEFVGIMGASGSGKSTLLNCVSTIDSATSGTIRINGQDVTRMKQAKLSQFRREELGFIFQDSNLLDTLTARENIALPLTIARTNSAEISTRVQDVAARLSISQVLDKYPYQMSGGQQQRVAAARALVTDPTMIMADEPTGALDSKSARLLLESLEALNRRLRATVLMVTHDSFAASYTSRVLFIRDGKIFTELRRGDTDRREFFDRIMEVVAMMGGEGSDAL